The DNA window TATACATGTCGGCGTTCCCCTCGATGATGATCTCACCTGCGGTCATCTTCTGACCGATCCGCTTGACCTTGCGGGGGTTACCGGTCACGACGATCCTCGTCTCTGCCGCGGTGGCCCCGGATTCTCCGGTGATCTCAAAGTAGTCGCCGAGGGTGCTCTTCTGATTCCCCTCATAGATCTCCAGGGCTGCGATGCTCTCTAAAGACTTACCCGCGAAATTATCGGGGGTTATCATATATGCGTCAAGGAAGAGTTCAGGCTCTTCCCCTATTGTCAGTGTAACTGTCTTCATCCCCTTTTCACCTCACGCAGCGTGGCTCTCGACCTCGATCACATGTGGGTTTGGAACCAGGTAGTCCTTGACCTCATAGTTGCTCAGGCTGATCGTGTAGTTTTTCAAGAATTTCTCCTCGATGTCCCGGAGCACCTGTCTGGGCAGTGGTGTCTTTGCATTCACCCAGAGGGTCCGCTTGTGACCCTGGTTGATGATCATTCCGTTCTCAAGGATGACCACACCTGACTTGATGAAGTGGTCTGCCATCCCGAAGGCCTGCTCGATCTTCTCGGGATCCTCAGGCATGTCGTTCGGATTGAGGTTGTAGATGGCGACGTTGCCATCCATCCCTGGCAGCAGGCCACCGTACATGTCGTAGAGACCGAGTGCTCGGGCTGGGCCGGACCTTGTCATCTCTGCTATCTCGTACAGCGACAGTTCACGTTCCATGGATGCGAGGTTTGTGGCATCGATCACCTTCTGGCTCCACTTGAAGGCGTCGAGCTGCTGCTTTCGTGCCTTAGCACTCATCAGCCACTTGATGATCCGTGGGTACCTGATGAACGGCCCTGCGTTCGGGTGATCGGTGGTGATGAAGGTTCTGGACATATCCTTGGCGAAGAGTGCCAGTTCAAGCCCGATGGCCCACTGGATCCCGCAGACTTTGATGTTCGGGCTGTACACGTACGGCACGACCCCTGCCGAGGTCTCGAGCTCGACATCGACGTTCGCCCACTTCAGGTTGTTCAACTCTGTCAGGTGGTGCTCGAACGGTCCGTCGGCGGTCATCGTTGTTGTCTCGTCGAGGGTTACGCACCCGAGATCGATCGTCAGGTTCTTCGCACTGTTTACGTAATCCATGACCTCTTTGGCCTTGGACTCGAAGTTCAGCCAGCTGTCCCCACCGTAGGCATGAAACTGGA is part of the Methanosphaerula palustris E1-9c genome and encodes:
- a CDS encoding formylmethanofuran dehydrogenase subunit A, producing MSELLIKNGFVVDPASGINGERKDIAIRDGVIVEEVSNKARVIDATGKTVMSGGVDIHSHIAGPKVNVGRLMRPEDKLFKSHARQGLNRVEMGFSVPSTFKTGYDYARMGYAFVMEAAMPPIHAPHVHEEIHDTPIIDEAALPVFGNNWFVLEYLKNHQVENTAAYIAWILQQTKGYGVKCVNPGGSEAWGWGLNCLRMDDPVPYFDITPAEIVKGLIEANEYLGLPHSVHLHTNNLGNPGNYTTTLESLKIAEGMKTENKFKREQVLHHTHVQFHAYGGDSWLNFESKAKEVMDYVNSAKNLTIDLGCVTLDETTTMTADGPFEHHLTELNNLKWANVDVELETSAGVVPYVYSPNIKVCGIQWAIGLELALFAKDMSRTFITTDHPNAGPFIRYPRIIKWLMSAKARKQQLDAFKWSQKVIDATNLASMERELSLYEIAEMTRSGPARALGLYDMYGGLLPGMDGNVAIYNLNPNDMPEDPEKIEQAFGMADHFIKSGVVILENGMIINQGHKRTLWVNAKTPLPRQVLRDIEEKFLKNYTISLSNYEVKDYLVPNPHVIEVESHAA